The region CGATTTCGCCACCTAGCGTTAGCATGCCTAATATGTCTTGGCAGCTTAACATTTTCATTCGCCATTTATGCTATCTAGCTGGATATtgcaaactatatatatatatatatattttaaaattatgtttcAGTAAGGCGTTTAAACATCCATGAAGAACAAAATTAGAACAAGTCACTGCATTGTGTCCTGTCGTGGCAAGGCAGCGTTCACTGCGCATGCGCCAAAGAAACGACACGGCTGTTTGCAAGAAAATAACGCGTTAACTGTGTTTATTTCGTCTTTCAGAACAGAACAtactatttcatttatttactacgGAATATTAAGACGTAACGTTGTGATTATGACATGTCTTTATCTGCAGAAGCTGTTTGGAGGTGCAGGGCTTGCTTGAACTCCATGTGGCTTCCGGATTGTGCAAAGCactctgggaaatggagtccgtATCGAAATGGACACAGCTGTAGGGTCAAGTGCCCTCCATCACTGCAACACTTTCATGGCTGTCCAAAAGTTGCTACTGTTTATCGTTTCCAGATGAAAAAaggtatatttaaaaatatattagatTTATCTACAAACCAGTCTTATTAGAACTGGTGAAATATTACAGCAATTAAATCAGCACTTCACTTTATCAACAAGCTCAAAAGACTGCATCaccacatacaaacacacaaataacacacaaacagtaGTACTTCTCAAATCTTTATTGAGCACAGAGTAATTATTCACAACACAGCCTGGataaagtaagtgaaccctgcAGGACACCCGCTCCGACTGAGAGAAGAAACCGTCCTGaacttcctccatttgtacacaatttgTCTTATAGCTAATCGACTTAGCTTTAGAAATTCCTTTGAAGCTTTTTCACACTAATTAGCTGCTTTTGAGAGCAGACTTGTCCAGACTGTCTTAATTTAAAGGGAAACTCATCTTCTTGCTTCAAAGTAAGAACTCTGAGAAGTTCTTGAGAAAAGAAGCTGTTAACACAGATCACTTACTTTTCCCATCCGGCACTGTGAATGATTATTCAATATGCTCAGTAGAAACCCGAATACTACTACTGTACATATGTTTTATTAGTTTAGTCACACTGTCTTGGTCTGTAATTGTGACATGGAGAAGATCAGAGCACATTTTACAAGTCATCAGTGCAAACACTCAGGTAACACCAAAGGGTACACAAACTTTTTCTTGCAAATTTAAGTGTCCGAAACACCTCCAATGGTGCAAGGGTTAGTCTAATCTCCATGATGTTCTTCAGGCAGGTCCGAGACCACTTAAGAGCACTCAATCAGACTCTagcgctgttttttttttttttaaattctgaatcGATACAAGGGCCATAGCACTTTATTGTAGATGTGAGCTGCTAAACTAAGTCAAAACGACAGacgaaggagaaaaaaaaacactaaaaacattttatgcagcttgaaactatttttttaattaggtgTGTAATGATTGGATGTTTACATCCCCTACTGTTAATATAACTATTTAGTGCTGCCTCTGCGTTGTATGTGCTCAGCTGATTTTTAAGACAAGTTTTAACTACCAGTATTTCTGAGCAATAAGTGTTTTACATGTGTGTCTTCAATTCTACATGCACCTCAAACAATTTGTTTTGCCTCttggtttattttaattatacgcagtgaggaaaaaaaacaacccaacacacacaagcaagccGAACCAgaggtatataaaataaattgtgcTCAGATTCGGACCTTGTAATCAGACTGGTAGGTGGTAAGTGAGGTTTTCTCTACAACCAACACAATTAAACCCAACAGGATTAAAAATGATAACCAATCGGATTATCACGCATTCACATGAAGGCGAAGGTCATGCCAAAAgtttttacactcacacacaacttGACAAACTCAAACAAGACCAAAAAtcaattttttgttgtttatttaactaTACAAAACACATGGATGAGCCAGAGAGCaacctgaaaaagaaaggagaacaaaaaaaacctggatTAGTACAACTGGAGAACAAGCTGCACATTATAATGCGAaaatgtgtgttatatataaataaaacacacaccaaacgaCATGAATCTTTAAAACGTTCACCTCTTTACGCTTCTTTCTCTGGTGCTCCCTCATCAGTGCCCTTGGTGTTGCGTGTGTAGATCACCTGAGCCCTGTGCTTTGACACAAGCTTGATCATACCTAAAGATAGAGGAAGAGGGGGAGGTAAGTTGTTTTCAAATTTACGGACCAAGATTTGGTTGGATATTGACGTCGGTCGTTATACCAACAGCAGGAGAAGGTACCTAGTTGTCTAGCTACAAAGCTTTCAACTGGATTGTTTTTGCTAAAAGGTGATGTCCACTTACGATTGAGCGCATCCATAGTGTTCGTCATATTGAGAATCCGTattttggataaataaataaacctgctTCATCGGAGCGGCGTGTCTAAATGTCTGCTCAGCATTAACGTGGTTTAACGACTTATTTTCAGAAAAGAAACGTTTGTACATGTGAAGGAATACTGcctggtttgttgttttttttaaacgaaacCTGTTCTGCACGAACAAACGGTTTAAcaccatctccctctctctcgtaTCGCGTTCTACCCCGCTGTACCTTTGCTGAGAAGTTCGAGAAGGGCCGCCCTGGCCAGGGAGCCCCTGATCTTCAGTCTCTCGGACACCACGGCCGGGGTGATGAGCTTGTAGTTAGGGACCTCTTTGTACAGCTTGTCGTAAGTCGCCTTGTCGAAGAGGACCAGGTTGTTGAGCTTGTCCCTCACCTTTCCTTTGGACCACTTCTGCTCCAGACaaaggggagagagaaacacaaagcGGCTTTACGGAGATACAAACAAGCCAGAAGTGAGGAAGAACCATTAAGCGGATCGAAGAGATGTTCGGTGTGAGCAATAAGAGGCCGGGACAGTTTTTATGATTACAACAGCAGTAATCATACATCTAGAAGACCGTGTGCACATCTTTACACCGTGGAATCGAACTTCAGAAATTCATCCGGAGCAAAATTAGAGTTAGAATAAACACTAAGAAAGGTAATATTACCTTCTTTTTTGCTTTGCCTCCGGATTTATTGACGGGATCCTTGTCCTTTTTGGCCTTGGACGTATCCTTCTTCTGCTTGCTGTCCTTGGGTGGCTAGACACAGATCAAAGAAACGTCATTTAATGACTTATAGtccaaaataaagcaaaataaaattggGCTTCACTAAAAGCAAGTACACCTGAAGTCAAATGTCTAAAAATCCTAAAATGGAAAACATGGTgctgaaaaacacacatcaaTTAACAACTTTCAGATGTTTTCCCAGACATCTACTGCTTGGTAGCCTTAGTTAATGTTAAATACAAgatgaaagaaatgtaaatgaaagaatTATCGTCTAAAATAAATAGCAACAAAAAATAGAAAACTTATTGTGTTCCCTAATAACACTATATTAGAAACACACTTCTAACGAGTGTGTTAAAGCACCAAACTCTACCGTGTGTACATTGTAAAGACACTAAAGGGCCAGGGTTATGTAACACAaccctaaaataaaataaaccacacaCATTATGAATAGAATATCAgtcattaaatatgtttttccACGCGCGCACTGGTTTTCCAGCACGGGCCGCGTGCACGCTTCGCGAGCCCCAACTCGCTAGCTTAAATGCTAACCGCACCTCGCACGGACGAAATATTCGATTAAAAGCGTTACAATTTGAACGCGACACTTCTTTTACTGTTCTTCGCGACTATTTTCATCCTCATCGATCACTCATCTTTGGCTACACGCTTTGACTTGCTacttaaatacattattttttgGGTCGTTTCAGCTCAGGTACACACCATGATGAAGCTTTCGGCGAGCTGCGCGAGAGAAAGGAAGCTGAAAAAAATCCACGTCCGCTTTGTCCACGCGCTTCTTCGGCTTTCGGTGAATGCTAAGGAGTTATGGTGTTCTAACTCATTATCGCCACCTTCTGGATTTCGTAAAgcaagacactacaggtgaaaagggtcattaaaaaaatggatTGCTGATAGTCTTACAAGTATTGTaaattttattgaaacaaatatatgtatttatgcaaACGAAGCACTGTCTAATTAAACTTGCATAAATTTGTAtacttaacaaaataaactaaacaaaaaaaaccatattCTTTTGATAATGTTAGGATTTAAATATTTGCTTCACTGTAATGAAGAGAAAGACTTTTACAGAAAAGTCTGTTGGAATATCCTTTTGTTATAtggttataaataattatttgaggccattttttttcaagttGTAGTCAAGTTACAATTTTAAGGTAAtaagtcagaattttgagataacaTGGCAAAATTTAGAGGTCATTTGTCTGAGATAAGAAGtcggaaataaaataaaatgacagtatGAAAAATACTATATGTTTTGCAAGTTTTCCCCCTGGCAGAAATTGTGAAaccataaaacattaaaaaaaaaaattaatgtaaatCCAATAATATTCAACATTTTGGTGAAATTCCTCTCTGTTAATGTTCTAATTATTGGCAGGATTGAACAGAAACTGAGATTTCTTattctgaatatatattttaaaaaaattaaggaaAATTGTAGTGCGGTTTATAAGATTTATAAAAGAAATTTACATGTATGTCATAATGACATATAAATGGTCTTATACAGTATAGTTCTGTTGGCAGAAATGCCTCGTTGATGAGAAGTCTCAGTGAAGAATCTCAAGGCAGGttggagctgacaggaagaTTACGGAAACTATCACTTTtaacaactgtggtgagcagaaaagcatctccagaATGCGCAACATGTCAGAACATGAGGTTGATAggctataacagcagaagatcatATCGAGTTCCATTCCTatcaaccaagaacaggaatctgaggctacactaGGCACAGATTCACCCAAAAATCTGAAAAACCATTGATCAAAATTATAGTCTCGCTTTATTAACGACTG is a window of Ictalurus furcatus strain D&B chromosome 16, Billie_1.0, whole genome shotgun sequence DNA encoding:
- the rps25 gene encoding 40S ribosomal protein S25, giving the protein MPPKDSKQKKDTSKAKKDKDPVNKSGGKAKKKKWSKGKVRDKLNNLVLFDKATYDKLYKEVPNYKLITPAVVSERLKIRGSLARAALLELLSKGMIKLVSKHRAQVIYTRNTKGTDEGAPEKEA